A genomic segment from Nicotiana tabacum cultivar K326 chromosome 7, ASM71507v2, whole genome shotgun sequence encodes:
- the LOC107808560 gene encoding LOB domain-containing protein 30 translates to MSSNNPSSCTGGGITATGGGGVGGGTSGSSSTGGGGAGGGGGGGPCGACKFLRRKCVAGCIFAPYFDSEQGAAHFAAVHKVFGASNVSKLLLHIPVHKRLDAVVTICYEAQARLRDPVYGCVAHIFALQQQVVNLQAELSYLQAHLATLELPTPPPQPPSQQPQTLLPPQPAAALSITDLPTAGPSILPAAYDLSSLFDPMVQPSWAMQQPRPTPMDPRHYGSGARAPVEMSPSTTGGGSGDLQELARELLHRHGSPTVVQCTESSALPPQTK, encoded by the exons ATGAGCTCAAATAATCCAAGTAGTTGTACCGGCGGCGGGATCACCGCCACGGGCGGAGGAGGAGTTGGTGGTGGAACTAGTGGAAGTAGTAGCACCGGAGGTGGTGGTgcaggaggaggaggaggaggagggccATGTGGTGCTTGTAAATTCTTGAGAAGGAAGTGTGTAGCTGGTTGCATATTTGCACCTTATTTTGATTCAGAACAAGGTGCAGCCCATTTTGCAGCTGTCCACAAAGTATTTGGAGCTAGCAATGTTTCAAAACTTCTCCTTCATATTCCTGTCCATAAACGTCTTGATGCTGTTGTCACCATTTGTTATGAAGCTCAAGCTCGACTCCGTGATCCTGTCTATGGCTGTGTTGCTCACATCTTCGCTCTTCAACAACAG GTAGTGAATTTACAAGCAGAACTCTCATACTTACAAGCCCACCTTGCAACCCTAGAGCTTCCAACACCGCCGCCGCAGCCGCCTTCACAACAACCTCAGACACTGCTGCCGCCACAGCCAGCTGCAGCACTCTCTATAACAGACTTGCCAACAGCAGGACCCTCAATATTGCCAGCAGCATATGATTTATCCTCACTTTTTGACCCAATGGTTCAACCCTCTTGGGCAATGCAGCAGCCACGGCCGACACCTATGGACCCACGCCACTATGGCAGCGGTGCTAGAGCTCCGGTAGAGATGTCACCGTCCACCACCGGAGGCGGCAGCGGCGATCTTCAAGAGTTGGCACGTGAACTTCTGCACAGACATGGATCTCCAACAGTAGTGCAATGCACGGAATCCTCAGCTTTGCCACCACAGACCAAGTGA